A single genomic interval of Eurosta solidaginis isolate ZX-2024a chromosome 3, ASM4086904v1, whole genome shotgun sequence harbors:
- the LOC137243584 gene encoding pneumococcal serine-rich repeat protein encodes MKFRWHNKEKTHKISQKNSSFKLTMNYNRRRNIFTLGDFHQYSNPTQQIKAQHNRRQNSDPFERDPFKVQSYNFRYAERPTYPLPNLGNRAHTTHQPSTSSTSSRNKGFETFFYNYDFASSVHDKENPPANKFREFRRRKFILDHQQQNPTAASMYAQAATSRQASTLQYHQNLYQQQQQLHALSNASYGRSASQTAFETTLASAAAAASECARANDNNRRKHQAFGSATTDTSSIATTPRISSSQQKYGQPTSARSTGNREYLRALAAAHIGATAANNQQPNYLGRGRCSSRSSLERGRRRRAEPLGCYGSGSIAERDSNNNTFNSTHGNATNDGYIELSSSRASPSKYAATRQRLQATHTASPHRVTATVEKTEGTCSGCQININIKGLDTTQLGDNVVIKIESDKNTPVRSSSRTEQFPAVISTLNNIYNGVGGNAQQQKQRGGSEIAYAKLVEIKRNSEVNQNLDIKPNGSTHHLPPQAARSSSSANFVIDKRLSKFAMTSNSNDREQRKLKPRSSSHSRIPVTSSNTRAMGLTSSTTALRCTNSSENIQRNTRTASKERITKTTSKERMPSMVPWCLDTTIRRGFGSNDDIKSLRAQSSNLIKQLRPSYEATLNDVRQKRRQAALAAYKPLSLQRTTTNASTPKTRKLDSFDGAASSGARDRKLSESKSLGVGAAAAAFLNGNALKRRQSHHSLRSLKSASKSTLQSQSNSQYDLGNSPTIIMRRSRSCIRTEELGATRNAADSQSHLSAKTTPLNVNINVFADKLRLLRV; translated from the exons ATGAAG TTTCGCTGGCATAATAAGGAAAAAACccacaaaatttctcaaaaaaattcGTCCTTCAAATTAACAATGAATTATAATCGTCGCAGGAACATTT TTACTTTGGGCGATTTTCATCAATATTCAAATCCAACACAGCAAATAAAAGCTCAACATAATCGACGTCAAAATTCTGATCCTTTCGAACGTGATCCTTTCAAAGTCCAATCGTACAACTTTCGCTACGCCGAGCGTCCAACATATCCTTTACCAAATTTGGGCAATCGAGCCCATACAACGCATCAGCCATCAACGTCGTCCACATCATCAAGAAATAAAGGCTTTGAGACATTTTTCTACAATTATGACTTCGCTTCTTCTgtgcatgataaagaaaatcctCCAGCAAACAAGTTTCGCGAATTTCGCCGACGAAAATTTATATTGGATCACCAACAGCAGAATCCGACAGCAGCGAGCATGTACGCTCAGGCAGCTACTAGCCGGCAGGCGTCGACGTTGCAATACCACCAAAACTtgtaccagcaacaacaacagttgcATGCACTCTCCAACGCGAGCTATGGTCGAAGTGCCAGTCAAACCGCATTTGAGACAACCCTTGCGTCTGCTGCAGCAGCAGCAAGTGAATGCGCGCGCGCAAACGACAATAACAGGCGAAAACATCAGGCATTTGGCAGCGCCACAACAGATACAAGTAGCATTGCCACAACGCCGCGCATTTCAAGTAGTCAACAAAAGTATGGGCAACCCACAAGTGCGCGCTCAACTGGAAACCGAGAATATTTGCGTGCACTCGCTGCCGCACACATTGGCGCAACAGCAGCCAACAACCAACAGCCCAATTACCTTGGACGTGGACGTTGCAGCAGCCGCTCGTCGCTTGAACGCGGTCGGCGTAGGCGCGCTGAACCCTTGGGTTGCTACGGCAGCGGAAGTATCGCCGAACGAGatagcaacaacaacaccttTAACTCAACGCATGGCAATGCGACGAACGATGGTTACATCGAATTGTCAAGCTCAAGAGCGTCGCCATCGAAATATGCGGCTACACGCCAACGCCTTCAAGCAACACACACAGCTTCCCCGCATCGGGTAACTGCAACGGTGGAGAAGACAGAAGGCACTTGTTCCGGATgtcaaattaatataaatatcaaAGGTTTGGACACAACGCAATTGGGCGATAATGTAGTAATCAAAATTGAATCAGATAAAAATACACCAGTAAGAAGCTCTTCGCGTACAGAACAATTTCCTGCTGTTATTAGCACGCTAAATAATATTTATAATGGCGTCGGCGGTAATGCGCAACAGCAAAAACAACGTGGCGGCAGTGAAATTGCCTATGCAAAATTAGTGGAAATTAAACGTAATTCTGAAGTGAATCAAAATTTGGATATCAAACCTAACGGGTCTACTCATCATTTGCCACCGCAAGCGGCGCGCAGCTCATCATCCGCAAACTTTGTAATTGACAAACGCTTGTCCAAATTCGCTATGACGTCCAACAGCAATGATCGCGAACAACGCAAGCTTAAACCACGCAGCTCCTCACATTCACGTATACCAGTGACCTCGTCCAACACACGTGCCATGGGTCTGACCTCATCCACAACAGCGCTGCGCTGCACGAATAGTAGCGAAAATATACAGCGCAACACGCGCACTGCATCGAAAGAGCGCATCACAAAAACTACATCGAAGGAACGCATGCCAAGTATGGTGCCATGGTGTTTAGATACTACGATACGTCGTGGATTTGGTTCAAACGATGATATCAAGTCATTGCGCGCACAATCATCAAATTTAATCAAACAATTGCGCCCATCATACGAGGCCACACTCAATGATGTGCGTCAAAAGCGTCGTCAAGCAGCGCTTGCCGCATACAAGCCGCTATCGTTACAGCGTACAACAACGAATGCATCAACACCAAAAACGCGCAAACTTGACAGTTTCGATGGTGCTGCTAGTAGTGGTGCGCGTGATAGGAAATTATCGGAGTCGAAGTCACTCGGTGTTGGCGCTGCTGCTGCCGCGTTTTTGAATGGCAACGCGTTGAAGCGGCGCCAATCGCATCATTCGTTACGTAGCCTGAAATCAGCTAGTAAGAGCACCTTACAATCCCAGTCCAACTCGCAATACGATCTGGGCAATTCACCTACTATTATTATGCGGCGCAGCAGATCGTGTATACGCACAGAAGAGCTGGGCGCAACTCGCAATGCGGCAGATAGTCAAAGTCATTTAAGTGCTAAGACGACTCCACTTAATGTAAATATCAATGTATTTGCTGATAAATTGAGATTACTACGTGTTTAA